The genomic window CGTGCAACGCGAGCTGACGCAGCCGGACGATGGTTCGCTGGTCGAGGCACTGCAAGCGCTGCTGGGTGCGGAGGGTGATTTCGAGACCTTGCTCACGCAGTTGGCCGAGCGCATTCGCAGCGGCGGTTTCGACGAGCACAATCCGCAGCTGCTGGAATGCCTGCGCCGGCACACGCTGGCACGTCTCGCCGTGGACAACCCGAAGTACTCCAGCTAC from Nevskiales bacterium includes these protein-coding regions:
- a CDS encoding DUF6285 domain-containing protein, coding for MKKTTRLPDAAELLGAVADFLEQLLPQLEGSQQFNARVSANVLRIVQRELTQPDDGSLVEALQALLGAEGDFETLLTQLAERIRSGGFDEHNPQLLECLRRHTLARLAVDNPKYSSY